Proteins from one Periplaneta americana isolate PAMFEO1 chromosome 6, P.americana_PAMFEO1_priV1, whole genome shotgun sequence genomic window:
- the LOC138701361 gene encoding uncharacterized protein isoform X3 codes for MRCIFCVVQSIVIDNIQCKTKELEDKLIQNLQTQHSAIKSAISALETESITCAEERLKQLPSVIDEYFAIPCNVLLPEDAPQRKQYSEQDEWLLDCEINNLETRAKRAYLMEAYLRKEIEVQEKLKTLKSEHEEFEQLYLENEIDQVSHKLQCETEEIVKTVKATKNANFLSGTSTKKI; via the exons TACAAAGCATTGTTATTGACAATATTCAGTGTAAAACAAAAGAACTGGAGGACAAACTAATACAGAATTTGCAGACCCAGCATAGTGCAATTAAGTCTGCAATAAGTGCTTTGGAGACAGAAAGTATTACTTGTGCAGAAGAAAGATTGAAGCAACTGCCT TCTGTCATAGACGAATACTTTGCTATACCATGTAACGTTTTGCTACCAGAGGATGCACCGCAAAGAAAACAGTATTCTGAACAAGATGAGTGGTTGCTTGACTGTGAAATAAATAATCTTGAAACTAGGGCTAAAAGG GCTTATTTAATGGAAGCATATTTaagaaaagaaattgaagttCAAGAAAAGTTGAAAACATTGAAGTCAGAGCACGAAGAATTTGAGCAACTGTATCTTGAAAACGAAATAGACCAGGTGTCACATAAGTTACAGTGTGAGACTGAAGAAATTGTAAAAACTGTGAAAGCtactaaaaatgcaaactttTTAAGTGGTACTTCGACCAAGAagatataa
- the LOC138701361 gene encoding uncharacterized protein isoform X4 has product MFLQSIVIDNIQCKTKELEDKLIQNLQTQHSAIKSAISALETESITCAEERLKQLPSVIDEYFAIPCNVLLPEDAPQRKQYSEQDEWLLDCEINNLETRAKRAYLMEAYLRKEIEVQEKLKTLKSEHEEFEQLYLENEIDQVSHKLQCETEEIVKTVKATKNANFLSGTSTKKI; this is encoded by the exons TACAAAGCATTGTTATTGACAATATTCAGTGTAAAACAAAAGAACTGGAGGACAAACTAATACAGAATTTGCAGACCCAGCATAGTGCAATTAAGTCTGCAATAAGTGCTTTGGAGACAGAAAGTATTACTTGTGCAGAAGAAAGATTGAAGCAACTGCCT TCTGTCATAGACGAATACTTTGCTATACCATGTAACGTTTTGCTACCAGAGGATGCACCGCAAAGAAAACAGTATTCTGAACAAGATGAGTGGTTGCTTGACTGTGAAATAAATAATCTTGAAACTAGGGCTAAAAGG GCTTATTTAATGGAAGCATATTTaagaaaagaaattgaagttCAAGAAAAGTTGAAAACATTGAAGTCAGAGCACGAAGAATTTGAGCAACTGTATCTTGAAAACGAAATAGACCAGGTGTCACATAAGTTACAGTGTGAGACTGAAGAAATTGTAAAAACTGTGAAAGCtactaaaaatgcaaactttTTAAGTGGTACTTCGACCAAGAagatataa